Proteins found in one Cotesia glomerata isolate CgM1 unplaced genomic scaffold, MPM_Cglom_v2.3 scaffold_22, whole genome shotgun sequence genomic segment:
- the LOC123274101 gene encoding uncharacterized protein LOC123274101 has protein sequence MPYITPSDKEKIQTLNYITGDPAIPISFRTWELYEYPLLPATSNQIWAVKTSIQLEKPRWVILGFRTARKNDSKKNSSQFDHCQIRNIKLFLNSQSYPYGDLNLNINNNQYALLYDMYSNFQTSYYNKEAEPILTKKKFLQEAPLCVIDCSKQNEAIKSGPVDIRLEFESLAPFPANTTAYCLIIHDRIIEYKPISNTVRKLM, from the coding sequence ATGCCATACATAACACCAtcagacaaagaaaaaatccaAACATTGAATTATATTACTGGCGATCCAGCTATTCCAATAAGTTTCAGAACTTGGGAATTATATGAATATCCATTGTTACCCGCAACTTCAAATCAAATTTGGGCTGTCAAAACCTCAATACAGCTAGAGAAGCCGCGTTGGGTGATTCTTGGATTCCGAACAGCAAGAAAGAATGATTCTAAAAAGAATTCCAGTCAATTTGATCATTGCCAGATTCGAAACATCAAGCTATTTTTGAATTCTCAAAGCTATCCTTATGGGGACTTGaatctaaatataaataacaaccAGTATGCTTTATTATATGATATGTACTCGAACTTCCAAACGTCATACTACAATAAAGAAGCAGAACCGATATtgactaagaaaaaattcttacaagAAGCACCACTTTGTGTCATCGACTGCTCCAAACAAAACGAGGCTATAAAATCTGGACCAGTAGATATTAGATTGGAATTCGAATCATTAGCTCCATTTCCAGCCAATACAACTGCGTATTGTCTAATTATTCACGATcgtattattgaatataagcCTATAAGCAACACTGTGcgaaaattaatgtaa